One Glycine soja cultivar W05 chromosome 7, ASM419377v2, whole genome shotgun sequence genomic window, taaacatttatttaactatgtactaaaatttattaaaaaccatGGTTTTTATGAGATTCACTTCTTATTTAACGagtttttctcttaattttattatttttaataaatttttttatgtttacaaCCAATGAAAAATCTTcaacaatatgtttttaaagataattattataaaaattaaaaaaaaaacttattatatatataattactaattttcttaaaaaagattATCTTCATCCACTAATAATGTCTGTATTAATCAGCCTTTTCTTTATTAtacaatggaaagaaaaaaaatgcagtcCGTAAGATCCATGAGAGCAGTGGAAATGGTTGAAggcgaaaggaaggaaaggtCAACAACTACCCCAACCATCGGAGAGGTTCATGTGTCAAGTCAACTAATATCGTCCACCTATAAAACTACGGAACCGTCACGCCATTCAATTCACATACATAGATACACGCCCATCAATTTTCACACATAATTGCTTTGACTACTTTATTATACTatccattaattaatatttcttattcATTTTATATCGTAAAAACAACTTATAGCTGTACCAAAAAAAACAACAGCTTATAGTactgtacattttttttattttttatactcagctgtaataaaataattttctttgattCTTGTTGGTCATAAAATAGCATATTATCAGTGAGAACATGAAAAGAGTTGGGTCTTGTGAGAGTTAGTAATATGCAAAAGGATTAAGGATTGAATGCTTAAAATAAGGTGAGTGACTGTGatgaaacttttttattttttatttttttaagataactcTGTCCAAAACTTGAATaagacaataacattttttttattatcagaaCGATAATAACAATTTGGTACTACATAGCActggtattatattattatatgggTAGATAAACTCtccaatcaatcaatcaatcaaggATCCATTTTCCTAAATAGCTGACTGTGCATATATCTACTTGACCTTGCTATATGTCTATTTTTCATTGATTTTGTCACATTAGATCCAAAACATTGAATAAGACAATAACATTAttctaataaatgtttttaggatatttattaaaaaattaaaattaaaatatttattataaaaatcattaaaattaaaaaatatacttttatgtattttaataaaaatcattctCTTTATAATTCTTCCATCAGTATTCCAGGATTatcgattaattttttttattaatttattgttattattattagtcaaaaaaagagaaacttcgtacttttaatttttattttttaaaaataaaaaaaaacagttataGAAGATAGTGGAtatgagaaataaaaacaaaagaaataattgtttttattaataattacaaaaagatGGATAGATAAACTCTGAAATGAACGAATGATcgaaattcctaaaaaaaaGGGTTAGCTTCGGCATTTCCGAGGAGTGCGCGTGCGTTTGGTGTGGTCAACGGAAGCGAGATAAataaacagagagagagagagagaggtgtgTTTGTTCTCTGAGTAGAAGAAGATCAAGATCAAGGAAGAGGATGTCGAAAGAGGATGTGTTTGTTGGCGCGATCGACCAAGGAACGAGCAGCAGCAGGTTCATAATATACGACGCGAAGACTGGAGTAGTAGGATGCCACCACGTGGAGTTCACCCAGTTCTACCCGCAAGCCGGGTGGGTGGAGCATGACCCCATGGAGATCTTGGAGAGTGTGAAGGTGTGCGTGGCCAAGGCCGTCGATAAGGCCACCGCTGATGGCTTCAACGTCGATAAAGGCTTGAAGGCCATTGGTCTCACCAATCAGAGAGAGACCACTCTCCTCTGGAGCAAATCCACCGGCCTCCCTCTTCACAACGCCATTGTTTGGATGGATGCTCGCACTTCTTCCATTTGCAGGTCAACTATTCATTTTCTCAACTTTGCATcaatgttttttacttttgttagaAATCTCTATCCCAGAATTCAAACCCCAACATCTCCCTTCTCCTTCACCCTTTCCCTACCATCGGACCTACCTTATATCTCTAATGTTTAGAgaattcattttgaatttaattgattttcgATCAAATTTTCTCTGAAGCAATGTGATTTatgcttatattttattttttaaaaaaagcaaatAAGTAGTAAAacctattataatatattttattatctaaGTATGTGTATGTGCTTGGATGAGTATAAAGTTGATTTTAAAGTTTTCTgatttatgtttgaatttttttatttactttttgatACATAGAGTTTTTATTCTAAAGGCAGGTTcatagtaaaatttaatataaaatttgttaccCAACACACAAAAGCTAATGTTTCAACTTAAAATCAATTATGGGCCGGGATCACTTTTTCCGTATGGAACTAAACATGTAAACCTAAAATTATCTAAAACAtcttaatcaaaatcaattttttttaaagtggaACCAACATGTTAGTATTTACCTCAATTTACCTTCATTGAAAACAACATGAGTTTTGTATGATCCAACATGAATCCAAACACATATGGATGTGTATACTTGTATAAACTGTTTAAGGCTTCAATTCACTTACTAATCATTTTGTGGGTGAGTATTTCATCATGGATCcgtttgtatatttttatggaCCTATCGAATGCTATGTTTGTGTGTCCAACTTATGTTCCGTGTTTGGAATTGGTCACTATTTCCTTcctgtgttgttgttgtttattttttttgctagaACTGTCATGGTCTCATAGATCAGATGTTATTGAATCGTTTTGAAACAGGAGATTGGAAAAGGAGTTATCTGGCGGTAGAAACCATTTTGTGGAGAGTTGTGGCTTGCCTATTAGCACATACTTCAGTGCTTTGAAGCTGCTGTGGTTGATGGAAAATGTAGATGCCGTAAAGGAGGCCATAAAGAAAAAGGATGCGCTGTTTGGAACTATTGACACTTGGTTGATATGGAATCTAACTGGTGGGGTGAATGGGGGATTGCATGTTACCGATGTTTCAAATGCATCTCGTACAATGCTCATGAATCTAAAAACCCTTGACTGGGATGCATCTACCTTAAAAACCCTTAATATTCCTGCTGAAATTTTGCCTAATATTGTTAGTAATGCCGAAATTATAGGAGAGGTTGGGTCTGGATGGCCAATTGCTGGTGTCCCTATTGCTGGATGTTTAGGGGATCAACATGCTGCAATGTTAGGACAATCATGCCGTAAAGGGGAGGCTAAGAGCACTTATGGCACAGGTGCTTTCATACTACTAAATACTGGTGAAGGGATAATTCAATCGAAGCACGGTCTTTTATCCACTATAGCTTTCAAGCTTGGCCCAAAAGCTCCAACCAATTATGCATTGGAAGGATCAGTTGCTATTGCTGGAGCTGCAGTGCAGTGGCTTAGAGACGGTCTTGGCATCATTTCTAGTGCTGCAGAGATAGAGGAGATGGCATTACAGGTTGAATCCACTGGTGGGGTTTACTTTGTTCCTGCTTTTAATGGATTGTTTGCCCCATGGTGGCGTGAGGATGCTCGCGGGGTTTGTATTGGAATAACAAGGTTTACAAGCAAGGGTCACATTGCCCGAGCTGTGCTTGAGAGCATGTGTTTCCAAGTGAAAGATGTCTTGGATTCAATGCATAAAGATTCAGGAGAAAGTGAATCCCAAAAAACAGAGTTTTTGCTTAGAGTGGATGGTGGGGCAACTGTAAACAACCTGCTGATGCAGATTCAGGTTTGGACTAATTGCATATTATTTTCTATGGATCTCTTTGTTTCATCTAATTGcatataattcttttaaaaaaaaataaaatttgttaatgatCATGTTATTTTTTCCTTAACAATAACATTATATGATTTCTGGTTTGTTATGCTTCTTTAGTGTTAATAGTCACTGAAGTGTTCATGTTTGTTGAGAATCAGAATAGGATCAGTTTCAGATTGATGCAAAAGCTTTTTACTTTTCACATAACtgataattttttgttactaaTGTTCTACAGGCAGATTTGGTGGGATGTCCAGTAATTAGACCTGCTGACATAGAGACAACAGCACTTGGAGCAGCCTATGCTGCCGGATTAGCTACTGGGATTTGGaaagaagattttattttcaatactgAGGAGAAGTTGAAGAATGCTAGAGTTTTCCGTCCTGTAATGACTGAGgaagtaaggaaaaagaaagttgACTCTTGGTGCAAAGCTGTTAGTAAAACTTTCGACTTAGCTGATCTTGCTCTTTGATGGTAAAACAcagtttatgtttctttttatttttattttttatgtcctTTACTTCTGggtataactttatttttagcCTTACTAAAATGAAGGGAGTAATTATGTCAACTCAAATAAATTTGACATTATGTTTCTGTAttgttccttcttttccttgtaTTTTGGAGAAGAAAAAAGCATCACATAAAATGGAAGAAATACATTAGTGGGagtttcttattaattttttcgaTATTGACATATGAGAATACTGGTACAGAGTACTATCTTGCAATTGAGTATTGTTATTGAGTGACCAGTATGTCAGAATTTTGCTTTTTAAGTCGAAGATGAGCTTGTGcttatttatttgatatctCGATTCTATCAAGAGAAATCACAATACATTGAATAGGCATTAGAAAGTCTAATTTTAATCGACAAAAAGTACACAGCACGGTGTTATACAGATTTATTGGACGTTTTCTAACATGAAGTTTTATTGAATCCAAGGATGCCTTGCCTACTGCTTAACCACGAACCAACTATAACGTCTCTAATACAATGCAACTTTCAGAAGCCAGTGAAAACATGTATATGAACACATCGATCAATGAAATGAAGCCATACATCTTTCCAGAAAAGGGTTTATGCAAAAGAAAGATGATATTCATACACTAACTATAGGAAGAGAAGAGGTAGAAGTGAAagatgtaataattaaaatgatttaacaAAAAAGAGATAGATAAGGCGAATAATGAGATGTCATTTGTATGCAAATGATTATTACTAGAGCCAAGAAATTTTGCAGAATAACGTGTGAAAGGTCTACAAAGCCAGGTTCCAGAAGGAGTTGTTTTGTGGAATATTATCTTCTTCAAAGTTAGTAAAGCCAACCG contains:
- the LOC114418088 gene encoding glycerol kinase, translating into MSKEDVFVGAIDQGTSSSRFIIYDAKTGVVGCHHVEFTQFYPQAGWVEHDPMEILESVKVCVAKAVDKATADGFNVDKGLKAIGLTNQRETTLLWSKSTGLPLHNAIVWMDARTSSICRRLEKELSGGRNHFVESCGLPISTYFSALKLLWLMENVDAVKEAIKKKDALFGTIDTWLIWNLTGGVNGGLHVTDVSNASRTMLMNLKTLDWDASTLKTLNIPAEILPNIVSNAEIIGEVGSGWPIAGVPIAGCLGDQHAAMLGQSCRKGEAKSTYGTGAFILLNTGEGIIQSKHGLLSTIAFKLGPKAPTNYALEGSVAIAGAAVQWLRDGLGIISSAAEIEEMALQVESTGGVYFVPAFNGLFAPWWREDARGVCIGITRFTSKGHIARAVLESMCFQVKDVLDSMHKDSGESESQKTEFLLRVDGGATVNNLLMQIQADLVGCPVIRPADIETTALGAAYAAGLATGIWKEDFIFNTEEKLKNARVFRPVMTEEVRKKKVDSWCKAVSKTFDLADLAL